One segment of Amycolatopsis alba DSM 44262 DNA contains the following:
- a CDS encoding alpha/beta hydrolase produces the protein MTTYLLVPGAWHGGWWYDPVVPALEEAGHTVIALTPLGLDPDANPPQQVITLDDHVHQAIQALRAVPAEVDGKRDAVLVGHSYGGSIISGVADAECDRIRALVYLDALMPENGDSSWSMTNDEEHAWYVDGSARTGAFVDPLPFFDRRARPHPLATLMQASKLTGAWRRVPIKHYVEATAWPGESPLAAVTAKARADEQVTVHAWDTTHNFMHNASELVLKLIIDL, from the coding sequence GTGACCACTTATCTGCTTGTACCCGGCGCCTGGCACGGCGGCTGGTGGTACGACCCCGTAGTCCCCGCTCTCGAGGAGGCCGGGCACACCGTCATCGCGCTCACTCCCTTGGGCCTGGATCCGGACGCGAACCCGCCACAACAGGTGATCACCCTGGACGACCATGTGCACCAGGCCATCCAGGCACTGCGGGCAGTTCCGGCGGAGGTGGACGGCAAGCGCGATGCAGTCCTCGTCGGTCATAGCTACGGTGGAAGCATCATCAGCGGTGTCGCGGACGCCGAATGCGACCGAATCCGAGCACTGGTCTATCTGGACGCTCTGATGCCCGAAAATGGGGATTCCAGCTGGTCGATGACCAACGACGAGGAACATGCCTGGTACGTCGACGGGTCGGCCCGTACCGGAGCTTTCGTTGACCCCTTGCCGTTTTTCGATAGGCGTGCACGCCCGCACCCGCTGGCCACACTGATGCAAGCCTCAAAACTCACGGGGGCATGGCGCCGCGTACCCATCAAGCACTATGTCGAAGCAACAGCGTGGCCTGGCGAATCACCGCTCGCGGCGGTGACGGCGAAAGCACGCGCCGACGAACAGGTCACTGTGCATGCATGGGACACCACACACAACTTCATGCACAACGCTTCAGAGCTGGTCCTGAAGCTCATCATCGACCTCTAA
- a CDS encoding response regulator yields the protein MTVRVLVADDQDLVRTGLSMILDAQPGIEVVGQAADGHAAVELAHRLRPDVCLVDIQMPGLDGIEVTKLLAGRGVPDPIAVVVITTFDLDEYVHGALRAGARGFLLKDAGTELLVQAVHAAAVGDALIAPNITRRLLATLAGREPSSRRTQPIEPLTEREEEVLTLVARGRTNAEIAAELYIGLTTAKTHVASLLTKIGARNRVEIAMWAYDTGRVGD from the coding sequence ATGACGGTGCGCGTGCTGGTGGCCGACGACCAGGATCTGGTGCGCACCGGCCTGTCGATGATCCTTGACGCGCAGCCCGGCATCGAGGTCGTCGGCCAGGCCGCCGACGGCCACGCCGCCGTCGAGCTGGCGCATCGGCTCCGCCCCGACGTGTGCCTGGTCGACATCCAGATGCCGGGGCTCGACGGCATCGAGGTGACCAAGCTCCTCGCCGGACGGGGTGTCCCGGATCCGATCGCAGTGGTCGTGATCACGACATTCGACCTCGATGAGTACGTTCATGGTGCGCTCCGGGCCGGCGCCCGAGGCTTTCTGCTCAAGGACGCCGGGACGGAGCTGCTCGTCCAGGCCGTCCATGCCGCCGCCGTCGGCGATGCCCTGATCGCGCCGAACATCACCCGGCGGCTGCTGGCCACGCTCGCCGGCCGGGAACCGTCGAGCCGGCGGACCCAACCGATCGAGCCGCTCACCGAACGCGAAGAGGAGGTGCTGACGCTGGTCGCCCGCGGCCGCACGAACGCAGAGATCGCCGCCGAGCTGTACATCGGCTTGACGACCGCCAAGACTCACGTCGCCAGCCTGCTGACCAAAATCGGCGCCCGGAACAGGGTCGAGATCGCGATGTGGGCGTACGACACCGGCCGGGTGGGAGACTGA
- a CDS encoding barstar family protein has product MAVNPDAGLRREQQRWTWTHPVGPRWLLCGDIGLGDSHDDVPLALCADIEGLFVDAPADGMAALVPEIRLLGCRPEPALRAALGALGQSSKAGLRRRRIRGEVHAVATDGSAGLVIGAVVSGTVSAAIPSRLGTGLLDVTVDLDAREPLPTGILDILEHWRTGRPSQRNLWAGYGRDLRHRWAGVALGHKSSAPDGPPGTAYDLDGRFVTDIEGFYCAIGEAINGPGGYFGWNLDALEDCLRGDFGAQTPFRLVWHDSAVARVHLVADDDRRRPTLEYLVDMLTTHRIEIDLR; this is encoded by the coding sequence GTGGCGGTCAATCCCGATGCCGGTCTTCGGCGGGAGCAGCAGCGGTGGACATGGACACATCCGGTCGGCCCACGCTGGCTGCTCTGTGGTGACATCGGCCTCGGTGATTCCCACGACGACGTCCCGCTGGCGCTGTGCGCGGACATCGAGGGACTGTTCGTCGACGCTCCCGCGGACGGGATGGCAGCACTGGTGCCGGAAATCAGGCTCCTCGGTTGCCGGCCGGAACCGGCGTTGCGGGCCGCACTCGGCGCGCTGGGACAGTCCTCCAAGGCCGGCCTGCGCCGCCGCCGGATCCGCGGCGAGGTCCACGCCGTCGCCACCGATGGTTCCGCCGGCCTGGTGATCGGGGCCGTGGTGTCCGGAACAGTCAGCGCAGCCATTCCGTCGCGGCTCGGCACCGGGCTCCTGGACGTGACCGTCGATCTGGACGCGAGGGAGCCGTTGCCGACGGGAATCCTCGACATCCTGGAGCATTGGCGCACCGGACGGCCGTCCCAGCGGAACCTGTGGGCCGGCTACGGCAGAGATCTGCGGCACCGGTGGGCCGGGGTGGCGCTCGGACACAAATCGAGCGCACCTGACGGGCCACCCGGCACCGCCTACGATCTCGACGGCCGGTTCGTGACCGATATCGAGGGGTTCTACTGCGCGATCGGCGAGGCGATCAACGGCCCAGGCGGGTACTTCGGCTGGAACCTCGACGCGCTGGAGGACTGCCTCCGTGGAGATTTCGGCGCACAGACCCCGTTTCGTCTGGTGTGGCACGACTCGGCCGTCGCCCGCGTCCACCTCGTCGCCGACGACGACCGGCGCCGACCGACCCTCGAATACCTTGTGGACATGCTCACGACGCACCGGATAGAGATCGACCTGCGCTGA
- a CDS encoding alpha/beta hydrolase fold domain-containing protein → MPGLRPLPATDAIELKHLRAFVAVATELNFGRAAARLYVSQPALSRQIQALERLIGCPLLLRSTHRVELTLAGEALLGTAVPLLADLDDAVALTRSAGGEVAARVAQLWDGVAEDGKPGLPQMREAYEALNAQFPVPDGTRVRPVQAGGVSALVVSAGAAGPPRLLHLHGGGFISGSAFGYRPLAGALAAATGATVVLPDYRLAPEHPFPAALDDAFLAYRWLLDQGTDPSELVISGDSAGGGLAASLMVKLAREGLPQPGRAVLLCPSVNVVDPPDGTPVARWLSLYVGEHPHTDPLLNVFEADLSGLPPLLVQSGTSDTVLHETRRFVDYAAAHGVDVQFDLYPVGTHVFHLFWSFLPEAAAALEQVAEFVRSPATGIAAEAG, encoded by the coding sequence ATGCCTGGTTTGAGGCCGCTACCCGCCACTGACGCGATCGAGCTCAAACACCTGCGTGCGTTCGTCGCCGTCGCCACGGAGCTCAACTTCGGCCGGGCGGCGGCCCGCCTGTACGTCTCGCAACCGGCGCTCAGCCGTCAGATCCAGGCGCTGGAACGGCTGATCGGCTGTCCGCTTCTGCTGCGCTCGACACACCGCGTCGAGCTGACGCTCGCCGGCGAGGCGCTGCTGGGTACCGCTGTGCCGCTCCTGGCCGATCTCGACGATGCGGTCGCCCTGACTCGCTCGGCCGGCGGCGAGGTGGCAGCCCGTGTCGCGCAGCTGTGGGACGGGGTCGCCGAGGACGGCAAACCCGGCTTACCGCAGATGCGGGAGGCCTACGAGGCCCTCAACGCCCAGTTCCCGGTGCCGGACGGTACGCGGGTCCGGCCGGTGCAGGCCGGCGGTGTGTCCGCACTGGTCGTGTCGGCGGGCGCGGCCGGCCCGCCACGTCTGCTGCACCTGCACGGCGGTGGATTCATCTCCGGCTCCGCGTTCGGATACCGGCCGCTCGCCGGCGCGCTGGCCGCGGCGACCGGCGCCACCGTGGTGCTGCCGGACTACCGGCTCGCGCCCGAGCACCCGTTCCCGGCCGCGCTGGACGACGCTTTCCTTGCCTACCGGTGGCTGCTCGATCAGGGCACCGACCCGAGCGAACTGGTCATCAGCGGTGACTCAGCCGGCGGCGGGCTGGCCGCGTCGCTCATGGTGAAGCTCGCCCGCGAAGGCTTGCCGCAGCCGGGGCGGGCGGTGCTGCTGTGCCCGTCGGTCAACGTCGTGGACCCGCCGGACGGGACACCGGTGGCGCGGTGGCTTTCGCTGTACGTCGGCGAACACCCGCATACCGATCCGTTGCTGAACGTCTTCGAGGCCGACCTGTCCGGTCTGCCGCCGCTGCTGGTGCAGTCCGGAACCAGTGACACGGTGCTGCACGAGACCCGCCGTTTCGTCGACTACGCCGCCGCGCACGGCGTCGACGTCCAGTTCGACCTCTACCCGGTGGGCACGCACGTGTTCCACCTGTTCTGGTCGTTTCTGCCGGAGGCCGCCGCCGCGCTCGAGCAGGTTGCCGAGTTCGTGCGTTCACCGGCCACCGGTATCGCGGCTGAAGCGGGCTGA
- a CDS encoding GNAT family N-acetyltransferase — MQLTGPTFDSLARGDLAGATATSPVPLSTYLAGSGRRGLWQRRSRQLAADPDSAAWVTGIIWDQQHLVAVGTAGYHGPPDMAGMVEIDYAVDPAHRRRGYARAAL, encoded by the coding sequence GTGCAGCTGACTGGCCCCACGTTCGACTCCCTCGCCCGCGGCGATCTGGCCGGAGCGACGGCGACCAGCCCGGTACCGCTGTCGACCTACCTGGCCGGATCGGGCCGGCGTGGGCTGTGGCAGAGGCGCAGCAGGCAGCTCGCGGCGGATCCTGACTCTGCGGCCTGGGTCACCGGCATCATCTGGGATCAGCAGCACCTGGTGGCCGTCGGAACAGCCGGCTACCACGGGCCTCCCGACATGGCGGGGATGGTGGAGATCGACTACGCCGTCGACCCGGCACACCGGCGACGCGGCTACGCGCGGGCGGCCCTGTAG
- a CDS encoding dihydrofolate reductase family protein produces MYWPARLIPPPPLLVWFTDGSSPAATRVIVVSAGPRDFPDAREVLEWSAAHAAELGADPARLLVGGDGIGAVLAAKAARYARKHGWPPVLEVGRPPPALETLETKDNHMRKLVSNLFVALDGVVEAPDKWSLPYWSDEIAASVDAGMAAADTMLLGRVTYEGFAAAWPERTVADDEGADFMNSVRKYVLSTTLSEVTWSNSTLLPDDPAAAIRELKAESGGDIMTSGSGTTVRWLLSEGLVDELKLLLYPVVVGTGKRLFPAEGPNFPLALKTTTAFGNGVVQLTYGQI; encoded by the coding sequence GTGTACTGGCCCGCTCGGCTCATCCCCCCACCGCCGCTGCTGGTGTGGTTCACCGACGGCAGTTCGCCGGCCGCGACACGGGTCATCGTGGTCTCGGCCGGGCCGCGGGACTTCCCGGACGCGCGGGAGGTCCTGGAGTGGTCGGCGGCCCACGCCGCCGAGCTGGGCGCGGATCCGGCCCGGCTGCTCGTCGGAGGGGACGGCATCGGAGCCGTCCTCGCCGCGAAGGCCGCCCGCTATGCCCGAAAGCACGGGTGGCCGCCCGTGCTCGAGGTCGGGCGGCCCCCACCTGCACTCGAAACCTTGGAAACAAAGGACAATCACATGCGCAAACTGGTGTCGAACTTGTTCGTTGCGCTCGACGGCGTCGTCGAAGCGCCCGACAAGTGGTCCCTCCCCTACTGGAGTGACGAGATCGCCGCGTCCGTCGACGCCGGCATGGCCGCCGCCGACACCATGCTCCTCGGCCGCGTCACCTACGAGGGCTTCGCGGCCGCCTGGCCCGAGCGCACCGTCGCAGACGACGAAGGCGCCGACTTCATGAACAGCGTCCGCAAGTACGTCCTCTCGACGACGCTGTCCGAGGTCACGTGGAGCAACTCGACGCTGCTGCCCGACGACCCCGCAGCGGCCATCCGCGAGCTGAAGGCGGAATCCGGCGGCGACATCATGACCAGCGGCAGCGGGACGACCGTCCGGTGGTTGCTGTCCGAAGGCCTCGTCGACGAGCTGAAGCTATTGCTGTACCCGGTCGTGGTCGGCACCGGCAAGCGCTTGTTCCCCGCAGAGGGCCCGAACTTCCCGCTCGCCTTGAAGACCACGACGGCCTTCGGCAATGGCGTCGTCCAGCTGACCTACGGCCAGATCTGA
- a CDS encoding type I polyketide synthase, protein MTALRESVKENSRLAARNRELAEAAREPVAIIGMGCRYPGGADSPEALWDLVAAGRDAVSGFPEDRGWNLAELFHPDPDHPGTSYAREGGFLHEAAEFDPEFFGISPREALAMDPQQRLLLQISWEAIERAGLDASALKGSATGVFAGIMYHDYGTGVTELPEGVEGFLGTGTAGSVLSGRVAYTFGFEGPAVSVDTACSSSLVAVHLAAQALRAGECSLALAGGATVMAVPDTFVEFSRQRGLAADGRCKSFGAGADGTGWGEGAGVLVLEKLSDAVRNGHRVLAVVQGSAVNSDGASNGLTAPNGPSQQRVIRAALASAGLSTSDIDVVEAHGTGTKLGDPIEADTLLATYGRDRETPLWLGSVKSNIGHTQAAAGVAGIIKMVEAMRRGELPRTLHAEEPSPHVAWDSGAVELLTEHRPWPVTGRPRAAAVSSFGISGTNSHVVLRQAPEAAPAGHHARGRVPWVLSARSEAALPELADRLLQTGGDPADIAWSLATGRAPLPYRAVVTGADEEELLAGLGALARGESAPGVVTGRAGSGKLAFLCTGQGAQRLAMGTALATAFPVFGEAFERVAERLDAHTGFKLAEILACEDQNRIDRTDVAQPALFAFEVAMAELVRSWGAEPDFLLGHSIGELAAAHVAGVWSLDDAARLVAARGRLMQAQPSGGVMVAVQATEAELDLPDGVSIAAINGPSSVVLSGEEAAVAAVLETFTGRRTKRLSVSHAFHSAMMDGMLDDFREVAESVTYAEPRIPVIAGDGGDVGDPKYWVRQVREPVRFADGVAALHARGVRRFVEIGPDASLTALGADCVADGTFIATQRKDRDEAAAADLARARLFTAGVRLDWAGILGGGARVDLPTYPFRRDRFWLGAADRSTPPARRYEVVWRPIEPMASQETWTVYAPETNAWAEATAKALDAPLVTEIPENGPVLAFPADGAALAALLRDTPAKIWCATGDPGVAAVARVAAIEQPRRWGGCVILSEETAAARLKDVLGGPEDEVAIREDGIFARRFVPAAPAPATPWTTSGTALITGGTGALGALVAERLIHAGTEHVALLSRRGEDAPGAAELRERLEGLGARVSIHACDAADREALSTVVTGLEDLRVVVHTAGVLDDALLDDTTPERFEAVARPKVTAARHLRELTKDLDALVLFSSIAGVLGNGGQAAYAAANAELDALATQWRTEGVKAVSIAWGPWAEGGMAEAVDDAVRRKGLRPMTPEAAAEEFVRAIAADDTCVTVADFDWPSFFEDFRAAPMLAELPRPETATAEAPVADLRSRLTGLIEPEQRRLLLKVARETVARVLGHPDTSAIGPDRAFTELGFDSLTAVELRNRLDAATGLAVPATLVFDHPTPQALAAYLWQELAGTEDDLDGLLDGLEAALGRLDPGGDEHAKAGARLRKLAESLDGPGFTPSSDDELFAFIDQQLGA, encoded by the coding sequence GTGACCGCGCTGCGGGAGTCGGTCAAGGAGAACAGCAGGCTGGCCGCGCGCAACCGCGAACTCGCCGAAGCCGCGCGAGAGCCGGTCGCGATCATCGGCATGGGATGCCGCTACCCCGGCGGGGCCGACTCGCCCGAGGCGCTGTGGGATCTGGTGGCCGCCGGCCGCGACGCGGTCTCGGGGTTCCCCGAGGACCGCGGCTGGAACCTCGCCGAGCTGTTCCATCCCGACCCCGATCATCCTGGCACGTCGTACGCGCGTGAAGGCGGATTCCTCCACGAGGCCGCCGAATTCGACCCCGAGTTCTTCGGTATCTCCCCGCGTGAGGCGCTCGCGATGGACCCGCAGCAGCGGCTCCTGCTGCAGATCAGCTGGGAAGCGATCGAGCGCGCCGGGCTCGACGCTTCGGCGTTGAAGGGCAGCGCGACCGGCGTGTTCGCCGGGATCATGTACCACGACTACGGAACCGGTGTCACCGAGCTGCCCGAGGGCGTCGAGGGTTTCCTCGGCACCGGCACGGCGGGCAGTGTGCTGTCCGGCCGTGTCGCGTACACCTTCGGTTTCGAGGGGCCGGCCGTGTCGGTCGACACCGCTTGTTCGTCGTCGCTGGTGGCCGTCCACCTGGCCGCGCAGGCGCTGCGCGCGGGGGAGTGCTCGCTCGCCCTCGCCGGTGGCGCGACCGTGATGGCCGTCCCGGACACCTTCGTCGAGTTCTCGCGTCAGCGCGGGCTCGCCGCGGACGGGCGCTGCAAGTCGTTCGGCGCGGGCGCCGACGGCACCGGCTGGGGCGAGGGCGCCGGTGTCCTGGTGCTGGAGAAGCTGTCCGACGCCGTCCGGAACGGACACCGGGTGCTCGCCGTCGTCCAGGGTTCCGCGGTCAACTCCGACGGCGCCTCCAATGGGCTCACCGCGCCGAACGGGCCGTCGCAGCAACGCGTGATCCGTGCCGCGCTGGCGAGTGCTGGACTGTCCACTTCGGACATCGACGTCGTCGAGGCGCACGGCACGGGCACGAAACTCGGCGACCCGATCGAGGCCGACACCTTGCTCGCCACGTACGGCCGCGACCGGGAAACCCCGCTGTGGCTCGGCTCGGTCAAGTCGAACATCGGGCACACCCAGGCCGCGGCCGGGGTCGCCGGGATCATCAAGATGGTCGAGGCGATGCGCCGCGGCGAACTGCCGCGCACGCTGCACGCCGAAGAGCCGTCCCCGCACGTAGCCTGGGATTCCGGCGCCGTCGAACTCCTCACCGAACACCGGCCCTGGCCCGTGACCGGCCGCCCGCGCGCGGCGGCGGTGTCGTCGTTCGGGATCAGCGGCACCAACTCGCACGTCGTCCTCCGGCAAGCCCCGGAAGCGGCCCCCGCCGGGCATCACGCGCGAGGCCGAGTCCCCTGGGTGCTCTCGGCTCGCAGCGAGGCCGCCCTTCCCGAGCTGGCGGACCGGCTGCTCCAGACCGGCGGCGACCCCGCCGACATCGCCTGGTCGCTGGCCACCGGCCGGGCGCCGCTGCCGTATCGCGCGGTCGTCACCGGCGCCGACGAAGAAGAACTCCTCGCCGGACTCGGCGCACTGGCCCGCGGCGAGTCCGCGCCCGGCGTCGTCACTGGCCGCGCGGGCAGCGGCAAACTGGCGTTCCTGTGCACCGGTCAAGGGGCGCAGCGGCTCGCGATGGGCACCGCGCTCGCCACGGCGTTCCCCGTCTTCGGCGAGGCTTTCGAACGTGTCGCGGAACGGCTCGACGCGCACACCGGATTCAAGCTCGCCGAGATCCTCGCCTGCGAAGACCAGAACCGCATCGATCGGACCGACGTCGCGCAGCCCGCGTTGTTCGCCTTCGAGGTCGCGATGGCGGAGCTGGTGCGGTCCTGGGGTGCCGAACCGGATTTCCTGCTCGGGCATTCGATCGGCGAGCTCGCCGCGGCGCACGTGGCAGGCGTATGGTCGCTCGACGACGCCGCCCGCCTGGTCGCCGCCCGCGGCCGGTTGATGCAGGCGCAGCCCTCGGGCGGCGTGATGGTCGCGGTGCAGGCCACCGAAGCGGAACTGGACCTGCCCGACGGCGTCAGCATCGCCGCGATCAACGGTCCTTCGTCCGTCGTGCTCTCCGGTGAGGAAGCCGCCGTCGCCGCTGTCCTGGAGACATTCACGGGACGCCGCACCAAACGGCTCTCGGTCAGTCACGCCTTCCATTCCGCGATGATGGACGGGATGCTCGACGACTTCCGTGAGGTCGCCGAGAGCGTGACGTACGCCGAGCCCCGGATCCCGGTCATCGCCGGTGACGGTGGTGATGTCGGTGACCCGAAGTACTGGGTGCGGCAGGTGCGCGAGCCCGTCCGGTTCGCAGACGGCGTCGCTGCCCTGCACGCGCGCGGTGTCCGGCGCTTCGTCGAGATCGGGCCGGACGCCTCCCTGACCGCGCTCGGCGCGGATTGTGTCGCCGACGGGACCTTCATCGCCACGCAACGGAAGGATCGCGACGAGGCGGCCGCCGCCGACCTGGCCCGTGCGAGGCTGTTCACCGCCGGGGTCCGGCTCGACTGGGCCGGGATCCTCGGCGGGGGTGCTCGTGTCGACTTGCCGACGTATCCCTTCCGGCGGGACCGTTTCTGGCTCGGCGCCGCCGACCGGAGCACGCCCCCGGCCCGCCGTTACGAAGTCGTGTGGCGCCCGATCGAACCCATGGCATCACAGGAAACCTGGACCGTTTACGCCCCGGAAACCAACGCCTGGGCCGAAGCCACCGCGAAGGCACTCGACGCACCCCTGGTGACTGAGATCCCGGAGAACGGGCCCGTCCTGGCCTTCCCGGCGGACGGGGCCGCGCTCGCCGCCCTCCTGCGGGACACCCCGGCGAAGATCTGGTGCGCCACCGGCGATCCCGGCGTCGCCGCGGTCGCGCGGGTCGCCGCGATCGAGCAGCCCCGCCGCTGGGGCGGCTGCGTGATCCTGTCCGAAGAGACAGCCGCCGCCCGCCTCAAGGACGTGCTCGGCGGTCCGGAGGACGAGGTCGCGATCCGCGAGGACGGGATCTTCGCCCGCCGGTTCGTTCCCGCCGCCCCTGCGCCTGCCACTCCGTGGACCACGTCCGGCACCGCGCTGATCACCGGCGGCACCGGCGCGCTCGGCGCGCTCGTGGCCGAACGGCTCATCCACGCCGGGACGGAACACGTGGCGCTCCTTTCGCGGCGCGGCGAGGACGCGCCTGGCGCGGCGGAACTGCGCGAACGGCTGGAGGGCCTCGGCGCCCGCGTCAGTATCCACGCCTGCGACGCCGCGGACCGGGAAGCACTGTCCACAGTGGTCACCGGCCTGGAAGACCTGCGCGTGGTCGTGCACACCGCCGGCGTCCTCGACGACGCCCTGCTCGACGACACCACGCCGGAGCGATTCGAAGCCGTCGCCCGGCCGAAGGTGACCGCCGCGCGGCACCTGCGTGAACTCACGAAAGACCTCGACGCGCTGGTCCTGTTCTCCTCCATCGCCGGGGTGCTCGGCAACGGGGGCCAGGCCGCCTACGCCGCCGCGAACGCGGAACTCGACGCGCTCGCGACCCAGTGGCGGACCGAAGGGGTCAAGGCGGTGTCGATCGCCTGGGGCCCGTGGGCCGAGGGCGGCATGGCCGAGGCCGTCGACGACGCCGTCCGCCGCAAGGGTTTGCGCCCGATGACGCCGGAAGCGGCGGCGGAGGAGTTCGTGCGGGCGATCGCCGCGGACGACACCTGCGTCACCGTCGCCGACTTCGACTGGCCGTCGTTCTTCGAGGACTTCCGTGCCGCGCCGATGCTCGCCGAACTGCCGCGACCGGAAACCGCGACGGCCGAAGCACCGGTGGCGGATCTGCGGTCGCGGCTGACCGGGCTGATCGAGCCCGAGCAGCGACGGCTGCTGCTGAAAGTCGCCCGCGAGACCGTGGCCCGCGTGCTCGGCCACCCGGACACGTCGGCGATCGGACCGGACCGCGCGTTCACCGAACTCGGGTTCGACTCGCTCACCGCGGTCGAGTTGCGCAACCGCCTCGACGCGGCGACCGGCCTCGCCGTGCCCGCGACGCTCGTCTTCGACCATCCGACCCCGCAGGCCCTCGCCGCCTACCTCTGGCAGGAACTGGCAGGCACCGAAGACGACCTGGACGGCCTGCTCGACGGGCTGGAAGCCGCGCTCGGCCGTCTCGACCCCGGCGGTGACGAGCACGCCAAGGCGGGCGCACGCCTGCGAAAACTCGCCGAGAGCCTCGACGGGCCCGGCTTCACGCCGTCTTCGGACGACGAACTCTTCGCCTTCATTGACCAGCAACTCGGCGCTTGA
- a CDS encoding sensor histidine kinase yields the protein MTTNALRSLWAEPRATDAPERMSRDWVLVGALMVTALFEGVLRDDVAWRPFATIVAVGLAPVLLWRRTHPLACVVVAFGTALALGLASLLGGAPSVGLDTMIYVLVLVYALVRWGSGREIVTGLAVVAVAAGIGMVPDYIGPTEVTGGFAILAAAAAGGAAVRYRAESRRREWDQIRGQERVGLARELHDIVAHHVSAIAVQAQAGRAMAGRRPEAALEVLVAIEGEASRTLAEMRAMVGVLRDGAPAGYAPQPGVADLVSLARRAPVPVVDVELPDDLDELPPQIDAAVYRLAQEALTNALRHARNASRVEIRVVDGAGTLRLRVTDDGQVDPARSANHGFGLLGMTERAQLLGGTLRAGPAPEGGWTVDAELPIKVRR from the coding sequence GTGACCACCAACGCCCTGCGCTCGCTGTGGGCCGAGCCGCGCGCCACGGACGCTCCCGAACGGATGTCGCGCGACTGGGTTCTGGTCGGGGCGTTGATGGTGACGGCGCTGTTCGAGGGAGTCCTCCGGGACGACGTCGCCTGGCGGCCGTTCGCGACGATCGTGGCGGTCGGACTCGCGCCGGTGCTGCTGTGGCGGCGTACCCACCCGTTGGCCTGTGTCGTGGTGGCCTTCGGCACCGCGCTGGCGTTGGGACTGGCGAGCCTGCTGGGCGGCGCCCCGAGCGTGGGCCTCGACACGATGATCTACGTCCTGGTGCTCGTCTACGCGCTGGTCCGCTGGGGCTCAGGGCGCGAGATCGTGACCGGGCTGGCGGTGGTGGCGGTCGCCGCGGGAATCGGCATGGTCCCCGACTACATCGGGCCGACCGAGGTCACCGGCGGGTTCGCCATCCTGGCCGCGGCGGCGGCGGGCGGAGCGGCGGTCCGCTACCGCGCCGAGAGCCGGCGCCGGGAGTGGGACCAGATCCGCGGCCAGGAGCGGGTCGGTCTCGCGCGCGAGTTGCACGACATCGTCGCCCACCACGTCTCGGCGATCGCGGTGCAGGCTCAGGCGGGCCGGGCGATGGCAGGCCGGCGACCTGAGGCGGCACTCGAGGTGCTGGTGGCGATCGAAGGGGAAGCGTCGCGGACGCTCGCGGAGATGCGGGCGATGGTCGGTGTGCTGCGCGACGGAGCGCCGGCGGGGTACGCCCCCCAGCCCGGCGTTGCCGACCTGGTGTCCCTCGCCAGACGCGCCCCGGTCCCGGTCGTCGACGTGGAGTTGCCTGATGACCTGGACGAACTTCCGCCCCAGATCGACGCGGCGGTCTACCGGCTGGCGCAGGAGGCGCTGACCAACGCCCTGCGACACGCCCGCAACGCCTCGCGTGTGGAGATCCGGGTCGTGGACGGCGCGGGAACGCTGCGACTACGCGTGACCGACGACGGACAGGTCGACCCGGCACGGTCGGCGAACCACGGCTTCGGGCTGCTGGGGATGACCGAGCGTGCGCAGCTGCTCGGCGGCACGCTGCGTGCCGGGCCGGCGCCCGAGGGCGGGTGGACGGTCGACGCCGAACTGCCGATCAAGGTGCGCCGATGA
- a CDS encoding DUF6326 family protein, whose product MRTRQPTTTALDEQRIPMRAKLAAAWTTLVLLYAYVDILAFFKPGVIKDIEAGIVFEFDISQTLFTVFLTLMAIPILMVVLSMTLPARANRTTNLIVASVQVPFAAFNVVGGSWTYFYGLGVALEFVVLALILRYAWIWPRTAPSATSPDRETVRAQ is encoded by the coding sequence ATGAGAACACGTCAACCCACCACGACCGCACTGGACGAGCAGCGGATCCCGATGAGAGCCAAGCTCGCCGCGGCGTGGACGACCCTTGTGCTCCTCTACGCCTATGTAGACATTCTCGCCTTCTTCAAACCCGGCGTCATCAAAGACATCGAGGCGGGCATCGTCTTCGAGTTCGACATCAGCCAGACGTTGTTCACCGTCTTCCTCACGCTCATGGCGATCCCGATCCTCATGGTCGTGCTGTCGATGACCCTGCCCGCCCGTGCGAACCGCACCACGAACCTCATCGTGGCCTCGGTCCAGGTCCCCTTCGCGGCGTTCAACGTGGTGGGCGGGTCCTGGACGTACTTCTACGGCCTCGGCGTCGCGCTGGAATTCGTCGTTCTCGCCCTCATCCTGCGGTACGCCTGGATCTGGCCCCGCACCGCACCGTCGGCGACCAGCCCGGACCGTGAAACCGTTCGCGCCCAGTAG